One genomic segment of Gammaproteobacteria bacterium includes these proteins:
- the tyrS gene encoding tyrosine--tRNA ligase produces the protein MRPPETKAPHTADIPAEIRRGAEEILVESELSDRLRSGKRLRVKAGFDPTAPDLHLGHTVLLNKMREFQQLGHEAIFLIGDFTALIGDPSGQDAARPLLSAERIRENAHTYKQQIFKILDPESTRVECNSRWNLALGVESLLRLASKYTVARMLERDDFHKRHQAGKPIGIHEFLYPLLQGYDSVALEADVELGGTDQKFNLLIGRHLQQAYGQSPQAILTMPLLEGLDGTQKMSKSYGNYIGIADPPLEMYGKIMSISDELMWRYFQLLSFRSLTEIEHLQRGVAEGANPRDAKRELAHEIVARFHDTAAAERARDDFISRFQQQEIPDTLPEYQVRDREGGWTVAGLLKEIRLAASTSEAHRMIRQGAVRMDGERFTDGWRKIPAGTTCLFQIGRRRFARVTVENRPPAGSP, from the coding sequence GTGCGGCCGCCTGAGACAAAGGCGCCGCATACGGCGGACATACCCGCCGAGATCCGGCGCGGCGCCGAGGAAATCCTGGTCGAGTCGGAATTGAGCGACCGGTTGCGCAGCGGCAAGCGGCTGCGAGTCAAGGCAGGCTTCGACCCTACCGCCCCCGACCTGCATCTGGGGCACACCGTGCTTTTGAATAAGATGCGGGAATTCCAGCAGTTGGGACACGAGGCCATTTTTCTGATCGGCGACTTTACGGCCTTGATCGGCGACCCCAGCGGCCAGGATGCCGCCCGGCCATTGCTGAGCGCAGAGCGGATTCGGGAAAACGCGCACACGTACAAGCAGCAAATATTCAAAATTCTCGACCCGGAATCCACCCGGGTGGAATGCAACTCCCGGTGGAACCTCGCTCTCGGAGTGGAATCCCTGTTGCGCCTGGCCTCGAAGTACACGGTGGCGCGGATGCTGGAGCGCGATGATTTCCACAAGCGCCACCAGGCCGGCAAACCGATCGGCATCCACGAGTTTCTTTATCCTCTGCTGCAAGGGTACGACTCGGTCGCCCTCGAGGCGGATGTGGAACTGGGCGGCACCGACCAGAAATTCAACCTGCTGATCGGGCGTCATTTGCAGCAGGCATACGGTCAATCCCCGCAGGCGATCCTGACCATGCCCTTGCTGGAGGGGCTGGACGGCACGCAAAAGATGTCCAAATCCTACGGCAACTATATCGGGATTGCCGATCCGCCCCTGGAGATGTACGGCAAAATCATGTCCATATCGGACGAGTTGATGTGGCGTTACTTTCAGTTGCTCAGCTTCCGCTCGTTGACCGAGATCGAGCATTTGCAGCGAGGCGTTGCGGAGGGGGCGAACCCGCGGGATGCCAAGCGCGAATTGGCCCATGAGATCGTCGCGCGCTTCCACGATACGGCCGCCGCCGAACGGGCGCGGGACGACTTTATAAGCCGTTTTCAGCAGCAGGAGATCCCGGATACCCTCCCGGAATACCAGGTGCGGGACCGCGAGGGGGGCTGGACCGTGGCGGGCCTTCTGAAAGAAATTCGTCTGGCCGCCAGCACTTCCGAGGCTCACCGCATGATCCGCCAGGGCGCGGTGCGCATGGACGGAGAACGCTTCACGGACGGCTGGCGCAAAATTCCCGCGGGGACCACCTGTCTGTTCCAGATAGGCCGCCGGCGCTTTGCCCGGGTTACGGTGGAAAACCGGCCCCCCGCCGGCTCCCCCTGA
- the groES gene encoding co-chaperone GroES, which translates to MKIRPLHDRVIVKRTEEERASAGGIVIPDSATEKPIRGEVISVGPGKVMDNGKVAAMGVKKGDKVLFGKYSGTEIKLEGVEYVVMREDDLMAVIE; encoded by the coding sequence ATGAAAATCCGACCGCTTCATGATCGCGTTATCGTCAAACGCACGGAGGAGGAGCGGGCCAGTGCCGGGGGCATCGTAATCCCGGACTCGGCCACGGAAAAGCCGATCCGCGGGGAGGTGATTTCCGTCGGGCCCGGCAAGGTCATGGATAACGGCAAGGTTGCCGCCATGGGCGTCAAGAAGGGCGACAAGGTTTTGTTCGGCAAGTATTCGGGAACGGAGATCAAGTTGGAGGGCGTGGAATACGTGGTGATGCGCGAGGACGACCTCATGGCCGTGATCGAATAG